The genomic region AGAAATTTCGTCTTGTTGTGACGATGGCTCTACCGCATTACTTTGGGCTGGCGATCTAGATCGAGATGGAAAACTCGATCTGCTTATAGATATATCAAATCATTATCATGTTTCTCTTCTCACACTGTTTTTATCATCAACCAATCAGAATAAATTATTAGAACCAGTGGCTCAATTTAAAACTACGGGATGTTAATAGCTAGCAGTCTGATTGGTTCGGCAGCGATTGATAAGATTGATAAGTTGAGCGATCGTCCTCGCAGACGTTAAAATTTAGTACAAGGCTAAGAATCAGCTTCTATTCCCTCTTTTAGTAATGGCGTTGCAGTTAAATTACCTGACTTTTCTCGAACTTGAAATAACTGTCGCACTAAGGATAATGCTTCTTGTCTTTCTTCATCAGTTAAATAATCTTGTCCTTTCAAACCAGCGCGATAACCCTTATGAGTCCCCTTGGCTTCGATGTAGCGTTGCTTGCCAGTATTCAAAATTTCTGTAAATCTTTCATATTGCTGTTTTTGTAATTCAGATGGTTCTCTCATAAATCTGACCGCCAGTTAGTTGGAACTACTTCACCGTCATGCTGAATAATAGAAATTGGTAAAACAGGGCTAGGAGTTTGGATATACCAGTCACCTGTACTTTCATCATAAAAGCCATTTTGTAGTAAATCTAGCGTATCGAGGGCATTAATAATTAAATATTGTTCCTCTGTAGGTTCCATTCAGATTTGTCTTGTACGTTGACTTTGGCAATTCTACAGGAATCAGAACCCGCTCTACCTCCACCTTGCTCTATGGCAAAATATTAAATAATTCACTGCATCTTTTCGTCTTCCCGACATGACAGCAACCATTCCTAATCTGCCCAGCCTCTACGACCCCTTCACCACTGAAGCCAAGTGGCAAAAATTCTGGGAAGACAACCAAGTGTATAAAGCAGACCCCCAGCGCGGCGGGGAACCCTACTGTATCGTCATTCCTCCTCCAAACGTGACTGGTAGCCTCCACATGGGTCACGCCTTTGATAACACGCTGATAGATTCCCTGATCCGCTACCATCGCATGAAGGGATATAACGCCCTATATCTCCCTGGAACCGACCACGCCAGTATTGCAGTCCACACAATATTAGAAAAGCAATTGCAAGCAGAAGGCAAGACCCGCTACGAACTGGGACGGGAGAAATTTCTCGAACGCGCTTGGCAGTGGAAAGACTCATCTAAGGGTACGATTGTCGGTCAACTGCGCCGCTTGGGAGTTTCCGTAGATTGGTCGCGGGAACGCTTCACGATGGATGAAGGCTTAAACAAAGCCGTTGTCGAAGAGTTTGTCCGATTTCACGAAGAAGGACTGATTTATCGCAGCAAATATTTAGTGAATTGGTGTCCCGCAACTCAGTCAGCAGTATCCGATTTAGAAGTAGAAAATAAAGAAGTCAACGGGCATTTATGGCACTTCCGCTATCCATTAACTGATGGCTCTGGATCTGTAGAAGTAGCAACAACGCGACCGGAGACAATGCTAGGCGATACGGCTGTCGCGGTAAATCCAAACGACGATCGCTACAAACATTTAATTGGTAAAACTCTAACATTGCCAATTATGCAGCGAGAAATTCCCGTAATTGGCGATGAATTTGTCGATCCTGAATTCGGAACGGGTTGCGTTAAAGTGACTCCTGCCCACGACCCGAACGATTTTGAGATGGGTCAGCGTCACGATCTGCCGTTTATTAATATTATGAATAAAGACGGCACGCTGAATGAAAATGCAGGAGATTTTCAAGGACAAGATCGATTTGTTGCCCGTAAAAATGTCGTTCAACGTTTAGAAACTGAAGGATTTCTCGTCAAAGTAGAAGAATACAAACATGCCGTACCGTATAGCGATCGCGGAAAGGTTCCAATTGAGCCACTACTTTCAACTCAGTGGTTCGTCAAAATTCGTCCTTTAGCCGATCGCACTCTATCATTTCTAGACGACAAAAATTCGCCCCAGTTCGTCCCCCAGCGCTGGACGAAGGTTTATCGCGACTGGCTAGTTAAACTCAGAGATTGGTGTATCTCGCGTCAACTATGGTGGGGGCATCAAATTCCGGCTTGGTATGCTGTCAGCGAGACAGGCGGAGAAATCTGCGATAACACGCCGTTTGTTGTGGCGCGAAGTGAGGCGGAAGCGCGGGAAAAAGCTTTATCCCAATTTGGTACAGATGTCAAGCTAGAACAAGATCCAGACGTATTAGATACGTGGTTTTCTTCAGGACTGTGGCCCTTTTCTACTTTAGGCTGGCCCGATCGCACTGAGGACTTAGAATTTTACTATCCTACCGCTACCCTAGTCACGGGATTTGACATCATCTTCTTCTGGGTGGCAAGAATGACCATGTTAGGGGGACATTTTACCGGACAGATGCCGTTCAAGGATGTCTACATTCACGGGTTGGTATTGGATGAAAACGGCAAGAAGATGTCCAAATCGGCGGGAAATGGCATCGATCCACTGCTACTAATGGATAAATACGGGACAGATGCCTTGCGCTATACCTTGGTGAAAGAAGTTGTCGGCGCGGGACAAGATATTCGGTTGGATTACAACCGCGAAAAAGATGAATCGGCTTCTGTGGAAGCATCCCGCAATTTTGCGAATAAATTGTGGAACGCCGCCCGTTTCGTGATGATGAATTTGGATGGCAAAACCCCGCAACAATTGGGATCTCCCGAATCCCACCTCCTGTACGGGCGGGTTCACCAAGCATCTCCAACTGAGACAAATATTTTGGGTGAGTCCGCCCCTACAACTCCCGATTCCTTACAATTATCGGATCGCTGGATTCTCTCTCGCTACCACCAGGTTGTCAAACAAACGACAGATTACATCGATAGTTACGGCTTGGGAGAAGCGGCAAAGGGTTTATATGACTTTATTTGGGGCGATTTCTGCGACTGGTATATCGAATTAGTCAAATCTCGGCTATTTCAGAAAGATGCTGAAGGCGCAGCGTCACGGCTGGTAGCACAACAAACTCTTGCCTACGTTTTAGAAGGTATTCTCAAACTCCTGCATCCCTTTATGCCTCATATTACTGAGGAAATTTGGCATACGCTGACGCAAGCGGAAGCAGGACAAAGTATATCCGTACAAGCTTATCCAGAATCAGACGCGACTCTAATCGATCCCGACTTGGAACAACAATTTGAATTGTTAATTGAGGCAATTCGTACCCTGCGCAACCTACGGGCGGAAGCAGGAATTAAGCCAGGAGTCAAGGTAAAAGCGGTAATGCAGAGTGAAAGCGATCGCGAACGCCAAATTTTGACAAGTAGTGAATTGTATATTCAAGACCTTGCCAAAGTCGAGTCACTGACGATAACTTCAGCTTTAGATACAGCATTAGAACCCGCGATCGCCGATGTTGTCGGTACGGTACAAGTCCTAATTCCTTTGGCGGGAGTTGTTGATGTTGCCGTACTTAAAGCTAAATTAGAAAAAAGCCTTAGTAAAGCCCAAGCTGAAGCCAAATCTCTCTCGGCGCGACTATCTAACCCTACCTTTGTTGATAAAGCCCCGCCTGATGTCGTCCAAGGTGCTAAGGATGCTTTAGCCGAAGCAGAAAAACAAATTGAAATTCTCCAAGCCCGATTGCGACTGCTCAAGTAAACTAAAAGTCAAAAGTCAAAAGTCAAAAGTCAAAACTGAACGCACTTGGCACTGACAACTGATAACTGACAACTTTGTACAGACGTTACATGTAATGTCTCTACACTGACAACTGATAACTGATAACTGATAAATGTTCTACCTCGCTCAAATTATCAAGTACGGAATCTCTGGTAAGTTAGGCTTAAAATTGCTTGCCAGTCAAGAAGCAGAGCATACTTGGGTATTGGTAAGCGATCGCAGTGCTATTCTCGATGTGGAAACTACGATTGGCGATCGCTGTCCTTTTACCCTGGCTGAGGGTTTGTTGGTACTGGCAGAACTCTCGCCAGATTGCTGCCAGGTTTACAGCCTTCATAATGCTACGGATTGGGTAATGGAATTAGTCCAAACTTATCTGACAAGTGGCATCACTCCGTTATTTTTGCAACAAGAAATGGAACGGGCTGAAAAGTGGCGACAAACCCTAACTTTACAGACGCAAGAGTTATCTCGACGGGCGCTAGAAGTGGAGGCTAGACGAGAACAAATTCAGGCTTTGGAAACAAATGTGAGGCGAGAACAAGAGGAAGATGAAACTGGGTAAGTCGTAAGTCGTAAGTCGTAAGTCATAGGGTGGGCAATGCCCACCTTGTTTTTAGACTTTTGCGGGTGGTAAGACTAGCCGATCGCGTGCATCTGGTTTATAACCGTTGCTGTAATTATCTTCTGGTGTAATTAATAATTCCCGCAACAGACGGGCGATCGCCTTTTGCGTCAGCTGACTGGCGAGTTGCTGCCCGATTCGTTGAGTTTCTGGTTTTGTCAACACCTGTGCCAGTTGTGGAATTAATTGTGCGGGGTCAAAACCACGGGTTTCTTGTAAAATTCCCCAAATACGCTTAATATGCTCCAAAGTTTGCTGCTGTTCGGAAGAAGCACCAGGAGTTTCATGAATTGTCATTGCCAAACGATTTCCCAAGGGAACGCGATCAAATGTATCTCGCAGCCTGGATGTGACGGCGTGTAAGGTATTTCGACTCACAGCATCTACACTCTTAACGATCTCATCTACCAGGCGATCGCGAATAAAAGCCCCGCGTTCGGATGAGAGAAAATCAATCATTTGATTCAAGACAATATTAAAGTCATAGTCCTGATTCCCACGGGCATTGCGTAACAAGTTTTCTAAGCGATTCCAGCGGAACGTCCCTTCTTTAAACAGCAAATCTTTTAATGATGCGCGCAACTCTGGCGCGGGATCGATCAACAAACGCTTTGCAACGTAAGGATAAGCGGCGCTGAGAACTTTAAAATCAGGTTCGATCCGAATGGCAATTCCTTCTAACGTCACCAGAGAGCGAATGATCAAAGCGTAGTATGCTGGGACGCGGAAAGGATATTCATACATTAAATTCGACAGTTCGTCGGTGATGCTTTTAATATTTAATTCCGCTACACTAGCACCCAAGGCGGCGTTAAACACCTTAGCAAAAGCAGGAACGATGGGTGTTAAATCTGTATCTGGAGTCAAAAACTCCAATTTCACATAGTCCTGTGCTAAAGAGTCAAAATCACGATTTACCAAGTGGACGATCGCTTCAATCAATCCGTACCTTTGGGCTGGCTTGATCTCGCTCATCATGCCAAAGTCTAAATATGCCAACTTCCCATCGGGCGTGGCAAGTAAATTCCCAGGGTGAGGATCGGCGTGGAAAAATCCATTTTCCAATAGCTGACGTAGCGAACACTGCACCCCAACCTCAATGATGTGCTGGGCATCTATTCCTTGGGCGCGGATCGCTTCTACCTGCGTCAGCTTCGTTCCTGTAATCCACTCCATCGTCAAGACTCGGCGCTGGGTGTATTGCCAGTAAATTTTAGGAATATAAATATCTGGTAGATAACCGTAGTATTCGGTAAAACGTTCGGCGTTTTCGCCCTCCTGAACGTAGTCCATTTCTTCAAAAATGCGATATCCAAACTCGTCGAGAATATCGACTAAGTTACTGCGGATGCGCTTAAAAGTTTTGTTTGCCCAAGCTGCCAGACGACGGATGATGTATAAGTCGATAGTAATGCGATCGCGCAGGTCGGGGCGCTGCACTTTCACTGCCACTTCTTCCCCAGTCTTCAACCTACCCTTATACACCTGCCCTAAAGAAGCAGCAGCAATCGGATTGGGAGACAGTTCGGCGTAAATTTCTTCTGGAGTTTGCCCCAATTCTTCTTGAATGAAACGGTAGGCGATCGCATTATCAAAAGGTGGTAGCTGATCTTGCAGTTGTGTTAGTTCCTCTAAATATCCAGGTGGAACTAAATCGGGGCGAGTAGAAAGAGCTTGACCGATTTTGATATAAGCTGGACCCAGTTGCGTCAACAATTCCCTGAGCTGAACTGCCCTGCGCTGCTGCATTTTTAAGCTGCGTCCCCATTGCTTGTCCCACCACAAACCAAAAGCAAAGGCAAAACAAGGCAGCAGAATCGCAAAAATTCTACCAACAACCTGAAAAGGACGACGACTGTAATATGCAGCAATCGCTTCCGGTTCGTATCTTAATGCCAATTCCGGCTCGATCTCGCTGTGTCCAATTTCTGTGGCGTGTCTTGGCACAACAGCTGTGCTAGTCACGGGGCTATCTGTCGTTACTTCTACGTAACTGTTCCCTGTTTGGCTGTCCAACTGCTGAGGATTTGGGGAAACCTGCTTCACATTCATGAATTTGGTGACGCTTGGGCGTGAGTTCGCTAACTATTGTAACAATTTGTTACCTAAAAAAGTTGTCGCAATACCCGAACGCCACTGGACTTAAGACAGAAATCTATTACGTCCGATAGCGATCGCATTGCACCAACGTCATCATTATCGCTTTTTAGTTCAGTAAAGTAATCCTACTCATGACAGGCAAGTTTTGGAGATTCTATCGGTGGTTGGCTGTCGAGGATATCCGTTCTTACCCATCTTTATTTTCGATCGCGCAAAGACGCAAAGACGCAAAAGTATTCTTAGCGCCTTAGCGTCTTTGCGCGACATTTTATCTGACAGTCAAAAATAATGAATGACTAATGACATACAACATTTCTGCTAGCCTGTAAATTGAAGCTAGCTTGGTATAGCAATGTACGTACTCATTGGCGGTGCGGGCTTAGTTGGGCTAAATTTGGCACAAAAGCTTGTAGAGTTAGGGCATACGGTTGCAATTATTGATTGCGATCCTAATGCCTGTCGTTATGCCCGCGAACAAGTGGGAGTGATGGCTTTTGAAGGGAGTGCCGTCAATACAGAAGTCTTATTAGAAGCAGGGATTCGCAAAGCTGACTCTGTGGCTGCTGTCCTCCGTCAGGACGCTCTAAATTTGGCAATGGTAACTCTTGCCAAGCACTACGGAGTCTCTCATATTTTGGCACGGATGCGACATCGTGATTTTGCCGAACCGCTACGTCTTGCCGGAGCTAATCATATTATTAGTACTGTAGAGCTGGCAGTCTCTACAATGGTAAATGCGATCGAGTATCCCCAAGTGGAATCGATGATGCATTTCGAGCAGGGACAAATTGAAGTATTGAAACTCGCTCTTCCTAATAATTGTTACGTTGTCGGTCGTACTGTTGCCGAGATTGCTCAAGATAAAAGATTTCCTACTGGCTCTTTAATTATTGGTTATCAAGCCCATCCTCATGAAGATTTAGTCATACCTAATGGTAGTACAATACTAGAACCGGATTCAACTGTATTAATCGTGACGAAACCAGGCTCGCTGCATCAAGTCATCGATTTTATCGAAGGTTGTCGGTAACTAATTTTCATGAGAATATATCCATTATTTTGCTTGCTTGTATCTGTTCTTTTTCTGACTTCCTGTACGTCACCAAATCCGTCGCGACAAGCCAATTCTCCACAGGAAACGCCATCTCAACAAGTAGTAAATGTAGATGAAAACTTTAAAAGAGTAGCAGGTCAAACTATCTACGTTCCTGTCTACTCTCATATCTATCACGATGATGGGAAAAAAACTTTTAATTTAGCATCTACCCTCAGTATTCGTAATACCGATTTGGCAAATCCTATTGTCATTACCTTTGTTCGCTACTACGATACAAATGGAAAGTTAGTCAGGCAATATTTAGAGCAACCAATTCAAA from Chroococcidiopsis sp. SAG 2025 harbors:
- a CDS encoding valine--tRNA ligase; this encodes MTATIPNLPSLYDPFTTEAKWQKFWEDNQVYKADPQRGGEPYCIVIPPPNVTGSLHMGHAFDNTLIDSLIRYHRMKGYNALYLPGTDHASIAVHTILEKQLQAEGKTRYELGREKFLERAWQWKDSSKGTIVGQLRRLGVSVDWSRERFTMDEGLNKAVVEEFVRFHEEGLIYRSKYLVNWCPATQSAVSDLEVENKEVNGHLWHFRYPLTDGSGSVEVATTRPETMLGDTAVAVNPNDDRYKHLIGKTLTLPIMQREIPVIGDEFVDPEFGTGCVKVTPAHDPNDFEMGQRHDLPFINIMNKDGTLNENAGDFQGQDRFVARKNVVQRLETEGFLVKVEEYKHAVPYSDRGKVPIEPLLSTQWFVKIRPLADRTLSFLDDKNSPQFVPQRWTKVYRDWLVKLRDWCISRQLWWGHQIPAWYAVSETGGEICDNTPFVVARSEAEAREKALSQFGTDVKLEQDPDVLDTWFSSGLWPFSTLGWPDRTEDLEFYYPTATLVTGFDIIFFWVARMTMLGGHFTGQMPFKDVYIHGLVLDENGKKMSKSAGNGIDPLLLMDKYGTDALRYTLVKEVVGAGQDIRLDYNREKDESASVEASRNFANKLWNAARFVMMNLDGKTPQQLGSPESHLLYGRVHQASPTETNILGESAPTTPDSLQLSDRWILSRYHQVVKQTTDYIDSYGLGEAAKGLYDFIWGDFCDWYIELVKSRLFQKDAEGAASRLVAQQTLAYVLEGILKLLHPFMPHITEEIWHTLTQAEAGQSISVQAYPESDATLIDPDLEQQFELLIEAIRTLRNLRAEAGIKPGVKVKAVMQSESDRERQILTSSELYIQDLAKVESLTITSALDTALEPAIADVVGTVQVLIPLAGVVDVAVLKAKLEKSLSKAQAEAKSLSARLSNPTFVDKAPPDVVQGAKDALAEAEKQIEILQARLRLLK
- a CDS encoding DUF3124 domain-containing protein, whose protein sequence is MRIYPLFCLLVSVLFLTSCTSPNPSRQANSPQETPSQQVVNVDENFKRVAGQTIYVPVYSHIYHDDGKKTFNLASTLSIRNTDLANPIVITFVRYYDTNGKLVRQYLEQPIQIDALVSTDFVIDTTDTSGGSGAKFLVEWIAQTEVSEPIIEAVMIGSGYHQGISFISPGKVIKNKS
- a CDS encoding AarF/ABC1/UbiB kinase family protein, with product MNVKQVSPNPQQLDSQTGNSYVEVTTDSPVTSTAVVPRHATEIGHSEIEPELALRYEPEAIAAYYSRRPFQVVGRIFAILLPCFAFAFGLWWDKQWGRSLKMQQRRAVQLRELLTQLGPAYIKIGQALSTRPDLVPPGYLEELTQLQDQLPPFDNAIAYRFIQEELGQTPEEIYAELSPNPIAAASLGQVYKGRLKTGEEVAVKVQRPDLRDRITIDLYIIRRLAAWANKTFKRIRSNLVDILDEFGYRIFEEMDYVQEGENAERFTEYYGYLPDIYIPKIYWQYTQRRVLTMEWITGTKLTQVEAIRAQGIDAQHIIEVGVQCSLRQLLENGFFHADPHPGNLLATPDGKLAYLDFGMMSEIKPAQRYGLIEAIVHLVNRDFDSLAQDYVKLEFLTPDTDLTPIVPAFAKVFNAALGASVAELNIKSITDELSNLMYEYPFRVPAYYALIIRSLVTLEGIAIRIEPDFKVLSAAYPYVAKRLLIDPAPELRASLKDLLFKEGTFRWNRLENLLRNARGNQDYDFNIVLNQMIDFLSSERGAFIRDRLVDEIVKSVDAVSRNTLHAVTSRLRDTFDRVPLGNRLAMTIHETPGASSEQQQTLEHIKRIWGILQETRGFDPAQLIPQLAQVLTKPETQRIGQQLASQLTQKAIARLLRELLITPEDNYSNGYKPDARDRLVLPPAKV
- a CDS encoding TrkA family potassium uptake protein is translated as MYVLIGGAGLVGLNLAQKLVELGHTVAIIDCDPNACRYAREQVGVMAFEGSAVNTEVLLEAGIRKADSVAAVLRQDALNLAMVTLAKHYGVSHILARMRHRDFAEPLRLAGANHIISTVELAVSTMVNAIEYPQVESMMHFEQGQIEVLKLALPNNCYVVGRTVAEIAQDKRFPTGSLIIGYQAHPHEDLVIPNGSTILEPDSTVLIVTKPGSLHQVIDFIEGCR